The genome window AGGTCCATCCATCCGTGGATAAATCTGCATAAATCCATCTGTTCAGTCATCCATCCATgcacatccatccacccattccCACCCCCACGTCCCTCCATGGATCCaaacatccatccacccattccCACCCCCACGTCCCTCCATGGATCCaaacatccatccacccattccCACCCCCACGTCCCTCCATGGATCCaaacatccatccacccattccCACCCCCACGTCCCTCCATGGATCCaaacatccatccacccattccCACCCCCACGTCCCTCCATGGATCCaaacatccatccacccattccCACCCCCACGTCCCTCCATGGATCCaaacatccatccacccattccCACCCCCACGTCCCTCCATGGATCCaaacatccatccacccattccCACCCCCACGTCCCTCCATGGATCCaaacatccatccacccattccCACCCCCACGTCCCTCCATGGATCCaaacatccatccacccattccCACCCCCACGTCCCTCCATGGATCCaaacatccatccacccattccCACCCCCACGTCCCTCCATGGATCCaaacatccatccattcatctttCCATCCACATCAATCCCGAACAAACTGGTCAAATATATTGTCTGACGAATAGCTTGTAGTTATCAATGCTTTCGTCAATACCAGCGGTCCGCCACTTTCATATACTTCCAGATGGTGCCAGAACACCTGGAGGTATTAACTCCCATCTATCCAGTTCGTACTGCTAATTAAAACGGGACAATCTTGGCATTACTGGCCATTATCAGCGGTTTAATCCAGCAGCACCTGCAGCACCAACGCAGAACACCGCTAACACCTAGAGGGCCTCAGAGTCAATTAACCACAACGAATGGGTTCCACAATGACAATGAATGAGTGGACTTTTTGGGTTGTTACCCAACGCAGTCTGATGGATGCAGCGTGTTGCGTTTAGTGACTCTGCGGGAAGAGGAAGATCATTAGCAGGTAGCAAGATAggggaagatgtgtgtgtgtgtctgtgtgtgtgtgtgtttgtggtgagtggtggtagtgtttgtgtgagatgCCTAGGGTGGGGTCTAGAAAAAAACAACGTAGTTACTTTTGCATAGGCTGAATAAACCACCCCGGGTTGCCCTGTTATTAGAAAATAATGCACAACCAAACGGGACACCCGTCGTAGTTGATCATCAGATATTTTATTGTTTAGTTATCTATAAAAGATTCCTTAAATATTTATTCAGTGGAACAGGGAAGAATGCCTAGCCTCACGCTGGAGAGTTTGAACAGGCATTAGAGGAATATACATGGATATATTCATATGCATTATTTACAATGATGAATTTCAATATTGGTGACTTTAACAAGTCACCGTAAAAACTTCTGTGCTGCGTGCTTGTTTGATGATGTCATAAAATGTCATCTGAGTtgtcagaaaaagaaaaaacgaattGACCCCAGTCTGACTCTAACTCTGGCTGAAGGGAACAACACGCAcactgtgtcacacacacacacgcacacacacacacacacacacacacacacacacacacacacacacacacacacacacacacacacacacacacacacacacacacacacacacacacacacacacacacacacacacacacctcaattgGTCAGTACAGGATGCCGACGGACAGATTGAGAAGGAAAGAAAACCAGCTTCCTTGCAGCTCAGAAGCCCCACACAACCAGATTTATAACCAGAATTTGGTGAAACGTATGATTGATAGCGAAGCTCACTAACGTCACAAATTTAAATACTGTCCCACATTAGTTTGAGATATTGAGATCCTTCTGTTTTCATCCCCTTGACATCCAGTTAACTCCATGAGTGGATTGTTTTTGGGTGATtatgtaatttatttatttgtacaaAATGTCAAGGATGCCATGGGGaaacatgttgttgttgtgtgtgtgtgtgtgtgtgtgtgtgtgtgtgtgtgtgtgtgtgtgtgtgtgtgtgtgtgtgtgtgtgtgtgtgtgtgtgtgtgtgtgtgtgtgtgtgtgtgtgtgattgtgttcatGTACGAATGTATGTATGAACAAATCGCTTAATGTGCTTTTGACTTATGTGTGAGCAATATGACCTTGACCTTGGTAAAAGTGCCAGTCATACACATATGATGACAGAAATAAATGCATAGGTTGTTGTTGCATacaagtgtgtttgcgtgttttcCTTTCAGACCACAGACCATAATCTCCATGACACTGTCTGAATATCAATTAATACGAGGGATCCCAACTCTCTTCCTCATCTACATAAAGTATTAGGCTGTGATTTGTTAGGACCCCCAGGTTAATTGTTGACATCGTCTTTGTCCAAATGTAAATCAGCCCTGACTTTTGTTAAACTCACCCTCTCTCGCAGTGTAGACACATTCTAAAATCGGGCAGTTGGCCATCAATTGACATCCGTTATATTCCAAATTATTGTTTAACAGCTCCCACAGCTGcatccttttttttctccaaccAAGGTAAGTGCCTGGCCTTCCCTGGCCAGGTATCTCTCATAgtgcagacaaacaaacaaatcgacAAGGAATGATTCTGTGTTTACATGCTACTGCGCATGATCCCGGATTTCGAGAGTGAAGCGTGCGGTTAGAATTCTGTGTGAAGATAGTGGCCGTGTTTAAGGGAGCGTGATCACTTTGATGTCTGAATCATGGCTGATTTACATCCCAACTAGATAAAGTCACCAATTAGCATGGGGTCTTAACAAACCGGCCAAATCCTTTAACACAgcatcccccccgccccccccccacggacTCCCCCTACTCTTCCCAcactccacctctccccccatTGGGAGAGAGTGGCCAGGGCTGTCAGAGTGGTCAGTACACTGTGTCCTGTTCTCAGCCATGCCCAAGTAACCAGTGCCTCATTAAGAGTGGAGAACAATGCTTTATGTTGTGATATCCCATTGGTCATGGTCCCATCATGCAGCTCCTTCTGGTTTACTGTTCTCAGCAATGTGGTCTTCTATAAGCGTATAAAGCCTATAGGGCCTATGCTGTATACACACACCAAGAGTACTCAAAAGCAtgttgccttctttctgttgtcTGTCCAAACCTGTTGAGATGTTTTGGCACCAGTTTACTATCAGTCCTTATCCGTCTTTCCTCCTGGGCTTGTGTAACAAGCTTTCTTATCTCTGAGTCTCCTTGAAGTAAATAAACAggattttctcctcctcctccgaacACAAAAATATCTTACACTTGGAAACATTTGAATGTTTGCTTTACTACAAAGAGATCTACAACTTTGTCTACTATAATGTCCAAAGACCTCCATTATGATTCTCGGCAGTGTcttatacattttattattcatttataCTGAAATGAATGTTGATTTTCTGCTGCAATTTGGGTGATGCATATTAATCACTATTTGAATAAGTTATTGCATGAAAGAACAAGGCGCTTGCTAATGGTTGCATGAGGCCCCAACATTTGGTATGAACAGTGTGGTGGTAATGAAGACGCAGCGtcccctgtctctgtctgtggaGGGTCCCTAATGAGCTGGATCAATACGATATAACCAAAAAATCCATATTAATGGATGTAGCTGTATTTGTTTTTATCATGTGAAAAATACAATTTTCTTCTCATAGTCCAAAAGGGCATATTTCTACTAATCTACCCATGAAATGTAATTGATACAGCTTTGTTCACCAATATGTAGAGTGGGACGATTGTACTGATTCTAAATATTTACTGGGAGATGAGTGtgacgcatacgcacacacgcacgcacacatgcacgcactcttgagaaaaaaaaacacacataaggTGAGAGGGCTGCAAAGAGTGGAAAAGAGCAACATTGTAGATTAAACAACCAAAAAAGCTCCCCTACCTCTCTGCTCACTCCCTCCATACGTTTCTCTGCCATTGAAAATCGTTGCATTtcacgcacctgtgattgaaagacaagatggattccctgaaccaaaCCAAGTGCAATCTTTATACTGGGAAGGGCTGCTACCATACAACACTCCTTTCAGGGCTTCTAAACAATATATAGCCCCCGTGATATTTGTGTTCATATTCTGCTATTTCACATACTGGTTGATATCTCCCATCCTCTGCATCTTTTATAATCACATGATAGGGCAGATGCAACAAACACGCGGTTCTGTTTTATATCAAACACATAGCAACATGAGCTGGCATTCGAGTGTCAGCCTCAATTTGAGGCAGCCTAACACAACACAGCCCAGTTATAAATATCAGCAACAGCACATTGTTCTAGATACCAGAATAGCAGAAGAAGAAAGCGAGAATAAATTAATACATTGATCACTTCTACTCATGATGTGATCATTTGCATAGAGAGATGTGTGGGTGATAAGTATTTTTTGCCACATTTGGCAAATGATGGGAATGATTATTTTTGTGCCCGTAGATAAGCGATTGGGGGAAATGGTGTTAGGAGGGtggggggcggtgtgtgtgtgtgggggggggggtggcaggcaTCTTCCCACTCTGTTTAAGTAGAAGTGATTGTAACAGATGGAAATGTGCGATGACATGGAACGCCTGCTTAGTAACAGAGTTTCAcgtacacatccacacagagcCTGTAGGAACTGATGCAGCTTCAGGCTCAAATCAACGCTTCACACTTTACATATTCTGTctggcttgcacacacacacacacacacacacacacacacacacacaagcacacacacacaaatacacacacacacacacacacacacacacacacacacacacacacacacacacacacacacacacacacacacacacacacacacacacacacacacacacacacacacacacacacacacacacacacaccaccaaacaCAGCCTGCGTCGTGACAGCAGATCCTCCCATTCCTGACATTTTTCTCCCTTATTAATATCAAGCAAACAAATATCAACTCTTCTTCAGTTGTTTTTCGTAACATCGGTTGAAGACCTTCGTGGGACTGTGACGTGATGCTCTGCTGGAAGCTGATGCGGCCAGCAGAGTTTTCCCATTACCTTCCCCTAATGACTGGGCAGTCTGCAGTCTTTATGCCATCTGTGTTAAGCTCCTCAGCAGGCAGTGGCTGGAGCGCCTTGCCTTGCATCCATCAGCCCAGTCAGATGGTAATGATGCAGCTGAGCCACGGGGATGGGGGATGAGGGCCAGacatcttcatcttcctcctcaggTGGCTGGAtgacctacacacaaacacacaaagacagacccagaaccacacacacaaaccgacacacacacacacacacacacacacacacacacacacacacacacacacacacacacacacacacacacacacacacacacacacacacacacacacacacacacacacacacacacacatacacacacacacacacacacacacacacacagatgaaaacgcatgaacgcacacacgcaggaacGAACACACCCACAGTCAAATCCCCACAAGGGGACccatatgaacacacacgcacacacacacatacacacacataccctctctatctctacctctcactcactctctctccctcatacacacacacgcaaggtcGTAAATTCCTCACAAAAGCAGAGCGGCTCTATCTGTAGTGCTTTTAATTTCCCCCCCCAAGTCTGTTACCCAATAATGACTTGGGCTACGTTGTATTTCACTAATGGATGGCTCTCTGCTAATGGACACCACTGTTGTGGTATAAAGCACTAAAAGCACCAGCAAGGGGCTCTCTACTGTTCCTGTCACCCCACTTGGACGGGGAAACGTTGACTTCTGTTCTTTTCTGCTGTTGTTTTTGCTGCCAATTTCTTAATTGTTTTGGGAAAATGTCACCGTAGCCAAATTTATTAATTGACTATTTTTCTGTGACAATGTAAATATAGTCAACTTTGGACTCCCTCCCACATAAATGGGCCAAGTAAAAGAAATGGATTTGGTTTACTAATGAGAGTCAGGGAAAGTAAGATTTAACTCTGGGGTTCTGCAGCTAAGCTAAAGCCGTTTCTGATTCCTTCCGTCTTCATTACAAGGACCTCAGAGGTATTGTAATCCACCATCACTCCTACCTACACCTCAATTGGTCAGTACAGGATGCCGACGGACAGATTGAGAAGGAAAGAAAACCAGCTTCCTTGCAGCTCAGAAGCCCCACACAACCAGATTTATAACCAGAATTTGGTGAAACGTATGATTGATAGCGAAACTCACTAACGTCACAAATTTAAATACTGTCCCACATTAGTTTGAGATATTGAGATCCTTCTGTTTTCATCCCCTTGACATCCAGTTAACTCCATGAGTGGATTGTTTTTGGGTGATtatgtaatttatttatttgtacaaAATGTCAAGGATGCCATGGGGaaacatgttgttgttgtgtgtgtgtgtgtgtgtgtgtgtgtgtgtgtgtgtgtgtgtgtgtgtgtgtgtgtgtgtgtgtgtgtgtatgagtgtgtgtgtgtgtgtgtgtgtgtgtgtgtgtgtgtgtgtgtgtgtgtgtgtgtgtgtgtgtactgaagaTTCAACAACACAGATTTTGTTGTCGCCGTATTCAAGTTCTCCCTTGCATTTTCTTTTCACTTTCAAGATTCGAGCCAATGTTAGAGTTAGATTACAAGTATCATCATCTTTTTTATCCTATCAAAGATTAAGTTACCTGCCTGGTGTGAAATTTGATCTAGAACCATGCTATGATTTCAGTTAGGTTTCCAGATTGATTACAAGCACACGTTTCCCTCGCAAATTGCTAATGTAGCCCAACAGGACATACTGGGAAGACAGATTGATTGAACATGGCAGCTATGAATGGTTGACATGGTGCTTGTCAATCAAAGGAGATCTTATGTCACTTGCTGAAGTGTCCCCTTGATTTTACCCTTCAGCTTACAAGTGTGATATTGTCTCAATCTGCAAATGTTTGCTCTAATTGAAAGCAGTTCAACTAAGGATAAATTCTACACAAGAAGAATGAGGAAATAGTAGTTTGTTCTCTTTTAATAGTTTGCTTCATCAACATATCTGAAGTCAACGTGTTGCATCACTACACTTACACATTGAGACCCTTACATTAGAGATACTGCTGGAGTTACTTCAGACGTTTTCATCACAACAAGTATAAGTGAAGAGTAGACCACACTTTTATATATAACGACTTGTGACCTCCAACGATTTTACACGACCACTGAAACCTTTATGCCTATACGGCACCGGACATTCTTTATAGGGTCCTCGAAGACACTGATCTTGTTTTTTGGGCTGCAGGTGACACATTTGTCTACACATTATTGCACTGAGCTACGTAGATTTAGACATCATTACAGAACTAGGCACAACCGTGCCTTTACATTCAAACATTTCAGCACCCTGGACAGCTCTTCATGCAGCTACATGCCAACACACACCGGTTCTGAAGCACCTCAGAACTGCCCACTGTATCGTGACACGCCTCTAGTTTATTGACTCGTTCAGACTGTGTTCGCTCGGGGAACTCCGGCTCATGTTGGACAAGCTAACCATCAGAGACTTCACCTTGTGTGCGTAATAGTTTCTCAGGTTGACCGACGGCACCTCTTTGATACCCTCGTCGAAATCGCAGCTCCTCATCGCGATCTCCAACTGCTTCTGCCTCTTGTAAAACAAGGAGAACTTGTTGAAGATCAGCGTGATCGGGAGGACCACCACCAGGATGCCGGCCAAGATGCACGCCGACGCCGTCAGCTTCCCCGCGATCGACGTGGGCACCACGTCCCCGTAGCCCACCGTGGTCATGCTCACCGTGGCCCACCACCAGCACGCCGGGATGGTGGACAGGTCCTCgctgtcctccttctccacggtgtACGCCATCACAGAGAAGAAGGACACCCCCACAGCCAGGtagagcagcagcaggcccacCTCTTTGTAACTGTTCTTCAGCGTGGCGCCCAGCGAGCGCAGTCCCGTGGAGTGGCGCgccagcttcaggatgcggaATATCCTCATCAGCCGCAGCACCTGCGCCACCCGGCCCAGGTTGGCCAGCGCCGGGCTGCTCTCCACCACCAGGTTGATGACCAGCGTGAGGTAGAAGGGCAGGATGGACACCAGGTCGATGACGTTCAGCGGGTGCTCGAAGAAGCGCAGGAGGTCCGGCGCCACCACGAAGCGCGCCGCCAGCTCGAAGGTGAACCAGCCGATGCCCACGTGCTCCACCGTCTCGAAGCGGGGGTCCTCCACCAGCTGACCCTCGGCGTCCACCAGGCTGTACTCGCTCATGCTGTTCATGCACATGGTGGCGATGGAGCCCAGCACCACCAGGATGGACAGGATGCTGATGACGCGGCTCGCCACCGAGTAGCCCGGGTTGTCCAGCATCAGCCAGACGTGGCGGCGGGCGCTGCCCAGCGGCTGCTTGTCGAACTTGGACGCGTCGTTGTAGAACTCCAGCAGCTCGtcgaaggaggaggtggtgctgccCTCCTCGGAGcggtcctcccagtcctcccgcCGCTCCGGGTCCATCTTGCGGCAGTGGTAGGCGTTGCTGCAGCACGAGTCGATGAAGAACTCGTTGATGCCCCAGTACTCGATCTCCTGGCTGAAGGAGAAGATGCACAGCTCGGCCATGACGTGCAGCCGGCCCGTGTTGTAGAAGTTGAGCACGTAGGGGAAGAGCGCCGGGTTGCGGTCGAAGTAGAACTCCTTCTCGGCGTCGTCGTAGTCGTCGCACAGCTCCAGGATGGACTCCTTGGACTGGCAGGTGAGCAGGCGCGCCAGCCGGGTCTCGGGGAAGCGGGACAGCGTGTTGGACCACAGCTTCTTCTTGAAGCCGCCCACGTTGATGCGTATGGCGGCGTCCTCCTGGATGTAGGCCCCGGCGCCAAGCCCCCCGACGCCCTGACCCAGAGTCATgtctgggaggaggggaggagggggaggccaCAGGGTCAGCCTGctatactgctgctgctgctactgctgttaCTACTAGTGCACTGATAACCGTGtggatgcacaaacacacacacacacacacacacacacacacacacacacacacacacacacacacacacacacacacacacacacacacacagaaatacacaggcacacgcacacacagacaaacccatagacacacaaacaagcacatatAAACACGGACACAatcgcgcacacaaacaaacaaaagcacacgcgcacacacacgcacacgcaatcACCTGGACGCACAGGCGTCCACACAGAAAACTAAGTTCAAGGCAATGGACGCTCTAAACGGGTTTCCATTATTTTATTGGAATCAATTATCACTCCTTTAGTATGATGATCACACTTTGCTTGTCTTAGGATAAAATGATCATAGAATAGCCAACATAAATATATTTCTGCATGTAGCTAAGATACTTACTTTACTGGGCGCCAAGTACACCGTTTCTCCACGAAAACACGCGGCGTGACATTGAACCTGTTGGCATTCTCAAGGTTATTTAGTGTTTGAAACTTGTGACCAAGTTTTGCCCGAGAAGATTatcctctgtccttttctttGCTGCCTAATCGACATCGAAGAAGACCGCTCCCTTTGTTGTCTCAAAATATAGGAtatacattagaaaaaaaaggcAAGCTTCTCTTGGACAGCGCAATGTTTTCTCTAGACTTCACATTTGAAACTGTTTACGATCACGGAAAACACGAGTCGATCAACTGGAACTCCCCTTTTCAGATATCCGAGTGTACAGTCACAGAGCagcgcactcacgcacacacacacacacacacacacgcatcgaCGGCTTATTTTGTTTGTGCGAGGGAATTCCTTCCTCCCGTCGCCCTCGCTCTCCATCCCACAGTGGTCTCTCTATTTGTTGCTGCGCAGCAACACGTAGCTCAGTGCAACGCCCCCCACTGACACCACaacaccccacccaccaccccggAGTGATCTCAACATCTCCGTGATGCCgagtagagagagcgagagagagcgaaagaggaagagagagagagaaagagcgagagagcgagagagagagagagagagagagagagagagagagagagagagagagagagagagagagagagagagagagagagacggaaggagagagagagttagggagggagagagaaagagcggagTAGAAGGATGGGGATGGTAAGGAAGATGGAGGTTTAATCTGATTAACGTTTGTTCCAGGTACCAACACATTAAACCATTTCCttaaatatgtgtgtttgcgtgcgtctgtgtgtttgcgtgcgtcttATATAGATAAGATAACAAATACTTCAGATACCGTAATCATATTGACGTAGTGAGGGGAAAAGATTCCATAAATTATTAATTTAGTCAGTTCTTTGTTTCATAACTAATTGTGTACAGATATCATCTGTACATATAGGATTTAGGAATTTACAggaggcacacaggcacacgcacacagtcacacacgcacacgcacacacgcacacacacacacacacacacacacacacacacacacacacacacacacacacacacacaaaagcgtgCAAACCAGCACACACtcacgtgcgcgtgtgcgcacacacccTCTGATTAAATGATGACCACAGAATGGACTTTTTCCAatggctctctcacacacagaccatcCCTGATACGACTCTGCGTGATTGTGATTATAAACTGATTCAACTGGacctctcccccctgctcttGTTGGCTCAGACAGTCCTAATAAAGCCCTGTGCAGCCTTTCATTTCCATCCATATCCACCACCACCTGGTGGGATTTGAGTTATTATTCCAGCAAGTCTGCTTCAATGGAACTGGAGTCTCTTGCACAAATGtctaatgtgtgcgtgtgtactacACAGGAAGAAGGGGTTAGGAGGATGTACATCAAACATAAGGATTATATTGTACCAATATTAATCCAATGTTTATTCCTTATCTTCAAGCCCCTTAAGCCCTGTTGAATGTTGAGTCTTGAGTCGTGTTTGATACCCTTCACCCTCTCACAAGCCTTCAAGGTATTCTGTTTTTGAAGGCACGCACGCCGCCTCCATTTATTTGGCTGTGGGTGGAGAAGCGTCACGGTTATTGTTTGGGATCTCCACCGGTTAATTCACAGCTTCTCACAGGAGGACTGACAATCATTGCCTGCTGTGATTTATGTCATGCGGACAGATTAATTTTTCATATTCAgtctttttgtttggttccccCCTTTCCCACCGTTGTTAACGTAAATCCATTCCCGGATGATTCTGTGATGGATTTAGATTCCACAGTTAAGTCCTTATTTGATGCTTTCCGTGCTAGCCGATGGAGACTGATGCTTCTCAATGAAAACATGAGGTCTCGTTTCAAACCTGGCAGTTCTGTGAAACATGAAATCTCGTTTCAAACCAATCTCAGCCTCTGGAAATGTTCCTGGCTGATGTTAAATATGAAGCAGCCTGATGGTTTGGCAGAGTAAGTGCATTTGGGGTTTGAAATGTTGGGGCTTGGACCACAGGGTTCATTTTGTACCACAACTATACAAACACTGACATAAACGTAACGTGCTGAGAGCTGCAAAATGGGAAAGTGATCACATAGTATATGGATAAGAGTTATGACTAAAGTGTAAATCTGGTCCTAAATGTTTGGGGGTACGTTCCCTGCTCTTAGAAaatgagaaaataaaaagaTGAATATATCAAAGTATATTATTTATTCTAAATATAGCCTTTTTACATATCGTTTGGCCCAAGAAAAAAACGTGGAATGCAGTATTTATGAATGGAATGGGGAATTAAACGCTTTTCAATTTATGCACATTTTAATGCAGTCTAATGGGGCCACTGATTGAATTAACGTAAACTGTGATCCATAAAAATATGATGCAATAACATAGAGAAAGTGTTGCGTTTGCACATTATTTTGTTCTCTCACCTCATTTCCTCTCTGCTACAGCACAATTTAGagtcgatatatatatatatatatatatatatatatatatatatattgtaatagAAAGATGAGCAATAGGTTggaatttaaaaaacaacaacaatgcaaaaTGGATAAAAGGATTACAAAGATTAAAAAATGGATAGAAAacctctcttcatctctgtgTTTCAAAGCCTGGGGTGCAGAGCTGTGGTGAAAGTGTGTGGGAGGAGTTCTTATTGAGATGACTTTCACTGTTCTCCGTCATCTCCTAGTAAACACAGATCCTCTTCCTCACCAGCTATTGTCGTTTCCCACCCAAACCTTCTCATTgtgtccattttgtttttaaatgtagctGCCCTTGCCTCTCTGCTGCTAATGCATCCTTTAAACCTCTCTGTGAACACCTACTTACTCTCCTGCTCTGTCCCCACAGACGACAATGTACAATGGGAGGCCTGGTTCTCATCTCCACTCCAAATCTTTCTTACTGTGGTTAGACGGTCTCATTTGGCTACATGGTTGCTTAGATATATTTCTTGGTCGAGAGGTCGAAGGCCCATAAACAGCAGACAATGTGGCTGTGAAAGGGCTGGTTAAAATGGTGGCGCCATTAAGTCTTCACACCTGAAAAATCCCAAATCCCTTTCGATACCATCAGGGGATGTCGCCGTCTACACAAAGCCTATCAG of Gadus macrocephalus chromosome 11, ASM3116895v1 contains these proteins:
- the LOC132468231 gene encoding potassium voltage-gated channel subfamily S member 2-like, whose amino-acid sequence is MTLGQGVGGLGAGAYIQEDAAIRINVGGFKKKLWSNTLSRFPETRLARLLTCQSKESILELCDDYDDAEKEFYFDRNPALFPYVLNFYNTGRLHVMAELCIFSFSQEIEYWGINEFFIDSCCSNAYHCRKMDPERREDWEDRSEEGSTTSSFDELLEFYNDASKFDKQPLGSARRHVWLMLDNPGYSVASRVISILSILVVLGSIATMCMNSMSEYSLVDAEGQLVEDPRFETVEHVGIGWFTFELAARFVVAPDLLRFFEHPLNVIDLVSILPFYLTLVINLVVESSPALANLGRVAQVLRLMRIFRILKLARHSTGLRSLGATLKNSYKEVGLLLLYLAVGVSFFSVMAYTVEKEDSEDLSTIPACWWWATVSMTTVGYGDVVPTSIAGKLTASACILAGILVVVLPITLIFNKFSLFYKRQKQLEIAMRSCDFDEGIKEVPSVNLRNYYAHKVKSLMVSLSNMSRSSPSEHSLNESIN